A window of Stenotrophomonas indicatrix genomic DNA:
CGCGGACGCCGCCACCAGCACGATGATTCGGTGCCCGAGTACAGCGAGATGTCCTCGATCAACGTCACGGCATTGCTGCGTTTTGAAGGCAACACGCTGGAAGACGTGATGCGCACCCGCCAGGTGCTGCTGGATGGCTATTCGCCCGAGGCCACCGAGCGCATCACCCTGCATGGCGAAGAGGTGCCGCTGGCGGGCAACTTCACCGCCGCCTACGGTCTGTGGCTGGCGCAGAGCGGGTTCGCCACGCAGTCGCTGCGTACCTTGTTCGGCATGAGCGAGGGCATCGGCGAGCCGCACATCTACCTGATGCAGCCATGGGATCCGAACCGCCGCATCATCTTCATGCTGCATGGCCTGGGCAGCAGCCCGGAAGCGTGGGTGAACCTGGCCAACGAGATCATGGGTGACCCCGAACTGCGCCAGCAGTTCCAGGTGTGGCAGGTGTACTACCCGACCAATGCGCCGATCGCGCTGAACCGCTACGAGATCGCCAACGCATTCAACGACACGTTGCAGCACTTCGACCCCAACGGCAGCACGCGCGCCTCGAAGGACATGGTCTACATCGGCCACAGCATGGGTGGCGTGCTGGCGCGCCTGCTGGTCAGCGATTCCGGCGATGTGCTGTGGAATGATCTGCTCGCCAACTACAACCTGAAGGGCGAACGCCTGAAGCGGGTGCAGTCCAAGCTGGGTCCGTTGCTGCACTTCAAGGCCGAACCGAACGTGGAGCGTGCGATCTTCATCGCCGCCCCGCACCAGGGCACGGACATCGCCGGCAACAAGGTGGGCCGCCTGATCGGCCGCCTGGTGCGCCTGCCGCTGACCATCCTCGGCAAGTTCGAGGATGTGTTCCTGGCACTGGCACAGGCCGAGCAGCAGGCGGATGGCACGGCCAAGCCGAAGATTCCCAACAGCATCGACAACCTCAAGGCCAGCGACCCGTTCGTGAAAGCCGCTGCGCAGCTGCCGATCACGCCGGGCCTGAAGTACCACTCCATCATCGCCCAGCGCAAACCGGAACTGCCGGTGGAGAAATCCGACGATGGGCTGGTGCCGTACTGGAGCTCGCACCTGCCGGGCGCGTTGTCGGAGAAGGTGATCATCTCCGGCCACAGCGTGCAGGAGACGCCGCAGGCGGTGCTGGAAGTGCGCCGCATCCTGCACCAGGACATCGATGAAGTGGGTACGGTGGCGAGGCCGTAACGGGATGCTCTCCGGGGCGTCTACACGCGACGTGCGATCACCGTGGCGAACACCGCCAGGCCCAGGGTGATGGCCAGGCACAGGATGTAGCCGGTATGCGGGGCGCTTTCCACGAACAGTGCGAACAGCGCGCCGGATACCGCCAGTGCGGTGGTCACCGACAGTGCTTCGCTCAACTGCAGGGCCGAGGTGTTCGCACCCTGTTCGTGTGGTGGTGACAGTGACAGCGTCAGCACCGACAGGCTGGCGTAGATCATGCCCATGCCGAAGCCGGTCAGCGTCCAGCCGACCAGGGCGACCGGCAGTGGCACCGCAGTGAACAGCACCGCCAGCGTCGCGGCGATGCCCACGGTCATCAGCGGTGTGCCCACGCGCAGCAGTTGCTGCCGCGACCAGCCGCGCTGCTGGTGACCCTGCAGCCACGAGCCGGTGAACCAGCCCAGCGCGCCCAGGCTCAGCACTGCACCGGCCCAGCTGGGTGACAGCCCACGCTCGCGCTGCAGCAGCAGGGGCAGGTAGGCCTCGCAGGCGAAGAACGCGGCAGCGGCCACACCACGCAATGCGATCACACTGGGCAGGCCACGGCGCAGGCGCAGGGTGCCGGCGGGCAACAGGCGATGCACGCAGAACAGCAGCGCCAGCATCGCCACGCCGATGCACAGCAGTGCAGGTACGCCCTGTTGTTGCCCGCCCAGATACAGCAGCAGGGCAGCCAGGGAGGCGCCGCTGGCCCAGCGCACGATGTTGCCGCGGCCATCATCGGCAACATCCGTGGCTGCAGCCTGCATGCGCGCCAGTGCCGGTCGCAGCAGCAGGCCGGCCGGTATCGCCAGCAGCGGCACCGCCAGGAACACCCAGCGCCAGCCAAGATGCTGCACGATCACACCGCTCAGCGCCGGGCCGATCATCGACGGCACCACCCAACCGGCAGAGAACGCGGCGAAGACCTTCGGCCGCAGATGCTCGGGATAGGTCCGCCCGACCATCACATACAGCGACACCGAAATGGCGCCTGCGCCCAGGCCCTGCAGCAGGCGTCCGGCCACCAGCATGCCCATGCGCAGGGCGAAGCCCGCCAGCAGCAGGCCCAGCACGAAGCAGGCCAGGCCCCACCATAGCGGGCGTGCGGGGCCGTGGCGGTCGGCCCAGCGGCCGGCCAGGGTCATGCCGATCACGCTGGTGGCCAAGGTGCCGCCGAAGGCCAACGCATACAACCGCAGGCCGTCCAGGGCCTCGGCCACGGTCGGCATTGCTGCGGCCACCGCCAGTGCCTCGAAGGCATGCAGGGAGACCAGGGCGACCATGCCCAGGGTGGTGGCGCGGTAGCGCGCGGACAGGATGGAGGAATCGACCGGATCGGCCGTGGCAGCGGGGGAGGGCATCGGGTTCCTGCGGGGGCGGACGGGCCGCGCTTGTCATCTGGCGGCGATGGTAGCAGCATGCCACCTCAACCAAAGTTGAGGTCAATCGATGCTGGCACAGGACATGAGCGTCGGCGATGTCGCCCGTCGCAGCGGCGTGGCCGTCTCTGCGCTGCATTTCTACGAGCGCAAGGGATTGATCAGCAGCCTGCGCACGTCGGGTAACCAGCGCCGCTACGCCCGCGACGTGCTGCGCCGGCTGGCGGTGATCCGCGTGGCGCAACGCGTGGGCATGCCGCTGGAAGCGGTGGCACGTGCGTTCGAGAGCCTGCCGCAGGGGCGGGCGCCGACCAAGGCCGACTGGGCCAAGCTGTCGGCACGCTGGCAGGTGGAGCTGGAGGAACGCATCCACATGCTGCAGCTGCTGCGCGACGAGCTGACCGGCTGCATCGGCTGCGGTTGCCTGTCACTGAAGCGTTGCCGCCTGGCCAACCCGGATGACGTGCTCGGCGAGCGCGGCGACGGCCCGATGCGCTGGGGCTGACCGTGCTGGTGGGTGCCGACCCTGGTCGGCACGCTCGTTACCAGACGGTGATGGTTTCGCCGCTCTGGATGCCTTCCACCGCGCGCTGGAAGGCCAGCGCCGCGCGCTGTGCGGTCACCGCTTCAAAGCCGGGGAAGTAGGGGCCGTAGGCTTCCATCGATTCCACCAGCACGTTCGGGCTGACCACGTTGATGCGCAGCCCGCGCGGCAGCAGTTCCAGCGCCGCCGCCCGCACGAAACCTTCCAGCGCATGGTTGACGGCGGTGGCGTTGGCGCCATCGCGGATCGGCTGCGCGCTGACGATGCCGCTGGTCAGGGTGATCGAGCCGCCAGCATTGAGATGGTGCTGCGCGGCCAGTGCAAGACGCACCTGGCCGAGCAGCTTGTCCTGCAGGCCGACGTTGAACTGTTCGGGTGTCATCTGCTGTAACGGGCCGAAATGCAGCTTGCCGGTGGTGGAGATCACCGCATCGACCGGGCCGGTCTGCGCGAACAGCTCGCGCACGCTGGCGTCGTCGGTGAGGTCCACGCGCAGGCTGCCGCTGTGGCGCCCGGCAGCGAGGATGTCGTGCTGCTGGCCCAGGTGGCGGGCGACCGCCTGGCCGAGGGTGCCGCTGGCACCGACGAGAAGAATCTTCATGACAGCTCCTTGCGAGAGGGGATGGACGCAGTCTGCGCTGTCGCCGGTTGGTTTGGTAAGCGGCGTATGATTCGCATATTCCTAACCATGGGTTTGCAATGGATACCTTGCGCTGCATGCAGGCCTTCGTCGCCGTGGCCGAGCACGGTAGTTTTTCCGCCGCCGCCAGCCACCTGCAGGTGTCGGCGGTGATGGTCGGCAAGTACATCCAGCAGCTGGAAGCGCACCTGGGCGCCGCGCTGCTGCAGCGGAATACCCGTCGCCAACGCCTGACCGAAGCCGGCACTGCCTACCTGGCCGGTTGCCGGCAGGTGCTGGAACAGGTGCAGCAGGCCGAGGCGGACGTGGCCGGGCTGCAGGTGCAGCCGCGCGGGCTGTTGCGGGTCAGTGCGCCGACCACCTGGGGCAGCTGCGTGCTGGCTCCCGTGTTGAGCGATCTGCTGCGGGCACAGCCGCTGCTGAACATCGAGCTGGACCTGAGCAATCGCCGCATCGACCTGATCGAGGATGGCTTCGATGCAGCCATCCGCGTCGGTCCGCTGCCGTCGCAGGAACTGGTGGCGCGGCCGCTGCCGCCGTATGCGATGAGTCTGTGTGCATCACCGTCGTACCTGCGCCGCCGTGGTACGCCGCGCACGCCCGCCGATCTTGAAGGACATGATTGCCTGAGCCACCTGGCCTGGCGCGGCGGTCACGGTTGGCAGCTGGCCAATGGCGAACAGGTCGATTGGGAAGCGCGGTTGACCAGCAATGACGGTTACGCGCTCCGCGAAGCAGCCGTGGCGGGCGCAGGCCTGGTGCTGCAGCCGACCGCGCTGCTTGCCGGTGAAATCGCAGCGGGACGATTGAAGCCACTGCTGCGCGACTATCTGCCCGAGCCACGGCCGATGCACCTGATCTACCTGCCCGACCGTCGCCCCCGACCGCGGCTGCAGTGTTTCGTTGATTTCGTCATGGCCGGGCTGGGCACGTAGATCCACGCATGCGTGGATGGCGGTGGGTGCCGACCGTTGGTCGGCACACTTGTTTCAATCATTGGCGGCAGACAGTTCCTGCCCACGCACCTGCGCGGCACGCAGTGCCTTTTCCACCAACGCTTCAAACCCACCTGCCTGGAAGCTTTCGATCGCCGCCTGGGTGGTGCCGTTGGGTGAGGTCACCCGGCGCCGCAGTTCGGCCGGGCTTTCGCCGGCTTCATCGAGCATGCGCGAAGCGCCCAGCAGCGTCTGCACCACCAGCGTGCGCGCCGCTTCTGCAGGCAGGCCTTGTGCGATGCCGGCCGCTTCCATTGCTTCGGCCAGCAGGAACACATAGGCCGGGCCACTGCCGGATACGGCGGTGACCGAATCCATCTGCGCTTCGTCGTCGATCCACACCGTGCGTCCCGCGCTGGCCAGCACGCGTTCGGCCTGCGCATGCTGCTGCGCATCCACCGCTGGCGTGGCATACAGGCCGGTGACCCCGGCACCGAGCAGGGCCGGGGTGTTGGGCATCGCGCGCACCACCGGCAGCGTGCCACCCAACCAGCGCTGCAGCTGCGGGCTGGTGATGCCGGCGGCGATCGAGATCACCAACGGCTCCTGTGCCTGCGCCAACACCTGCAGTGACTGGCAGACCTCGCGCAGCACCTGCGGTTTCACCGCCAGCAGCCACGTGTTGCCCTGCGCCGCCGCAGCGGCCGCGTTGTCGTGGGTCTGCACGCCAAAATCGGCAGCCAGTTTTTCGCGCAGTTCGGCCACCGGTTCGGCCACGTGGATGTGCGCGGCCGGCACGCCCTGCCGGATCAGGCCGGCAATCAGGCTGCGGGCCATGTTGCCGCCGCCGATGAAGGTGATGGAATCAGCTGCCATGGGAATCTCCTTGGAATCAGGCCGGGCGCGGACGTGCGCCGAACAGGGCGGTACCGATGCGCACCAGGGTGGCACCTTCGGCGATCGCTTCAGCGTAGTCGCTGCTCATGCCCATCGACAGGGTGTCCACCTGGGGATGACCGGCAGCCAGCGCCTCGAAAAGTGTGCGCATGCGCACGAACGCGTCGCGCCGGCGCTCGGCGTCGGGCCACGGCGCAGGAATCGCCATCAGGCCGCGCAGGCGCAGGTTCGGCTCGGCGGCGATGGTTGCCGCCAGCGCGTCCACGTCGTCCGGCGCGCAGCCGTGCTTGCTCGACTCGTCATCGATGTTGACCTGGATGAGTACGTTCAGCGGGCCGCGTTCAGCGGGGCGGTAGCGGGCCAGCGCGGCGACCAGCTTGGGCCGGTCCACGCTCTGCACCCAGTCGAAGTGCGTGGCCACCGGTTCGGCCTTGTTCGACTGCAGGTGGCCGATCAGGTGCCATTCCAGGCCCAGCTGCTGCAGTTCCTGCATCTTGGCCAGCGCTTCCTGCACGTAGTTTTCGCCGAACGCGGTCTGGCCCTGCGCGGCAAGCGCAGCCACGGCCTCGGCCGGCTGGGTCTTGGACACCGCCAGCAGGCGCGGCGGTGGCCGCCCGGCGGCAGCGGCGGCGTTGTGCAGGTTGCTCAGGATCTGGGGCAGGGGAGTGGCCACGTAACGCGTTCCGTTCAATCAGGAGGCTATACTGCCGCCCGGGGAAAGATCCTTCCAGTCGAAGCCGTTATTGGGGAGTAGCCGCTCATGGATATCGCCGAGCTGTTGGCGTTTTCCGTAAAGAACAAAGCGTCCGACCTGCATCTGTCCGCAGGCCTGCCGCCGATGATCCGCGTGGACGGTGATGTTCGCCGGATCAACATTCCAGCCCTGGACCACAAGCAGGTTCACGCGCTGGTGTACGACATCATGTCCGACAAGCAGCGCCGCGATTACGAGGAATTCCTCGAAGTCGATTTCTCCTTCGAGATCCCGTCGCTGGCGCGCTTCCGTGTCAATGCGTTCAACCAGAACCGTGGCGCCGGTGCGGTGTTCCGTACCATTCCGTCCGAAGTGCTGACCCTGGAAGACCTGGCCTGCCCGCCGCTGTTCCGCGAGGTGATCCAGCAACCGCAGGGCCTGATCCTGGTGACCGGCCCGACCGGTTCGGGCAAGTCGACCACGCTGGCGGCGATGATCGACTACATCAACAAGAACGAATACGGCCATATCCTCACCGTCGAGGATCCGATCGAATTCGTGCACACCTCGCAGAAGTGCCTGATCAACCAGCGCGAAGTGCACCGCGATACGCATGGCTTCAATGAAGCGCTGCGTTCGGCACTGCGTGAGGACCCGGACATCATCCTGGTGGGCGAACTGCGTGACCTGGAAACCATCCGCCTGGCGCTGACCGCCGCGGAAACCGGCCACCTGGTGTTCGGCACCCTGCACACCAGTTCGGCGGCCAAGACCATCGACCGCATCATCGACGTGTTCCCGGCCGGCGAGAAGCCGATGGTGCGCTCGATGCTGTCCGAATCGCTGCGCGCGGTCATTTCGCAGGCGCTGCTGAAGAAGGTCGGTGGCGGTCGTACCGCTGCGTGGGAAATCATGGTGGGCACCCCGGCCATCCGCAACCTGATCCGCGAGGACAAGGTGGCGCAGATGTATTCGGCCATCCAGACCGGCCAGCAGTACGGCATGATGACCCTGGACCAGCACCTGCAGGACCTGGTCAAGCGCAGCCTGATCACCCGCAACCAGGCCCGCGAATACGCCAAGGACAAGCGTCTGTTCGAGTAAGGCGAGGCAATGGCGGGGCAGGGCGCGCGAATACGTCGCTGGCCCCGCGCTGTTTCCTCCACCGACCGATTCCTGGTACATGCCCCATTGGGAGCCCGCCGTGAACACCACCGCGACCACCATCGATTTCACCTCGTTCCTCAAGCTGATGGCGCACCAGCGCGCCTCGGACCTGTTCATCACTGCCGGCATGCCGCCGGCGATCAAGGTCAACGGCAAGATTTCGCCGATCACCCAGACGCCACTGACGCCGCAGCAGAGCCGCGACCTGGTGCTGAACGTGATGACGCCGGCGCAGCGCGAGGAATTCGAAAAGACCCACGAATGCAACTTCGCCATCGGCCTGTCCGGCGTCGGCCGCTTCCGCGTGAGCTGCTTCTACCAGCGCAACCAGGTCGGCATGGTGCTGCGTCGCATCGAGACGCGCATTCCCACCGTGGAAGAGCTGAGCCTGCCGCCGATCATCAAGACGCTGGCGATGACCAAGCGCGGCATCATCCTGTTCGTCGGCGCTACCGGTACCGGTAAATCAACCTCGCTGGCAGCGATGATCGGTTACCGCAACCAGAATTCGACCGGGCACATCATCACCATCGAAGATCCGATCGAATTCGTGCACAAGCACGAGGGCTGCATCATCACCCAGCGCGAAGTCGGCATCGATACCGACAGCTGGGAAGCCGCGCTGAAGAACACCCTGCGCCAGGCGCCGGATGTGATCATGATCGGCGAGGTGCGTACCCGCGAGGGCATGGACCACGCCATCGCCTTCGCTGAAACCGGTCACCTGGTGCTGTGCACGCTGCACGCCAACAACGCCAACCAGGCGATGGACCGCATCGTCAACTTCTTCCCGGAAGATCGCCGCAACCAGCTGTTGATGGATCTGTCGCTGAACCTCAAGGGCGTGGTCGCGCAGCAGTTGATTCCTTCGCCGGATGGCCGTTCGCGCAAGGTGGCGATGGAGATCCTGCTGGGCACGCCGCTGGTGCAGGACTACATCCGCGACGGCGAGATCCACAAGCTGAAGGAGCTGATGAAGGAATCGGTCCAGCTGGGCATGAAGACCTTCGACCAGAGCCTGTTCGAGCTGTACCAGGCCGGTGAGATCAGCTACGAGGACGCACTGCGCTACGCCGATTCGCAGAACGAAGTGCGCCTGCGCATCAAGCTCAGCCAGGGCGGCGATGCCCGCACCCTGTCGCAGGGGCTGGATGGCGTGGAGATTTCAGAGGTCCGGTGAGGGCGCCGCCCGCCGCTGGCTGACTATCGTAAATGGGGTGCATATGGATATGCCGCGTGCTCGCAACGTCGTGCTCATCGATTACGAGAATGTGCAGCCTCCGTCTCTCAAGGAGTTGGTTGCCCCTGGTTTCACCGTGCTGATCTTCGTTGGCGCATCGCAATCGCGGATCAGCATGGATGTTGCCGAGGCAGTCCAGGCATTGGGTGGCAACGGACGCTATGTGCGTTGCAATGGTAGCGGGTCGAACGCGCTGGATTTCCATATCGCCTTTTACATCGGCGAGATGGCTGCGGTCGATCCCAGCGCATTCTTCCAGATCGTTTCGAGGGACACCGGCTTCGATCCACTGGTGGCGCACCTGCAATCGCGGCGTCTCAACGTCCTGCGGTGCGCATCCGTTGCCGATCTGCCAATGCTCCGTGGCACGCAGCTGGCTCCGGCCAAGCCACCGACGCCGGTCGTATCGAAGGCCAAGCCGCCAGCGTTGAGTGTCGACGCGCGCCTGCAACGCGTACATGCAGTGTTGGTGAAGCAGGGCAAGGCGCGGCCGGCTTCAATGAAGTCGCTCACCTGCGCGATCAACAGCCTGTTTCAGAAGGCACTTCCCGCAAAGGATGTCACTGCGCTCATCCAGCAACTGCAGCAGAAAAAATGGATCACACTGGAGGGCAGCAAAGTACGTTATCAGCTGCCGTCCAAGGTAGCGTAGGTAACTCGTCCACCGGATGCAGAATTGGTGCGGGCGGCAGGACGGCATTCATGAAATCCAGTCATGACCGACTGCCATCCAGGTCGTTCAATCCGCTGCCCCTGCAGGCGTATCGTCATCGCTCCCCTACTGGAGCACGACGATGCAGACACGTGAACTCGGCCGCAGCGGCCTGAAAGTCTCCGCCCTGGGCCTGGGCTGCATGGGCCTGAGCCACGGCTACGGTCCTGCCGTCGAGCAGAGCCAGGGCATCGCCCTGCTGCACGCCGCGGTCGAACGCGGCGTGACCTTCTTCGACACCGCCGAAGTCTACGGACCGTATACCAACGAAGACCTGCTCGGCAGGGCGCTGGCACCGCACCGCGACAAGCTGGTGATCGCCACCAAGTTCGGCTTCAAGGACGCACAGGTCGACACCGGCCTGGACAGTCGTCCGCAGAACATCCGTGCGGTGGCCGAAGCCAGCCTCAAGCGCCTGCGCACCGACTACATCGACCTGTTCTACCAGCACCGCGTGGATCCGAACGTGCCGATCGAGGATGTGGCCGGCACCGTGCGTGACCTGATCGCCGAGGGCAAGGTGCGCCACTTCGGCTTGTCCGAAGC
This region includes:
- a CDS encoding esterase/lipase family protein, which encodes MTPMILFRWQRVLPALLAAFLLLGGSGCAMVTVKQVASSDYLVNKRADVLNTGKLSPASRETLSAAGLDESQCEKDFLVCRSTLLMTDDLNVEQRLSTLSELWVKAALALTPKKQAANEPPMSDAALDAWLEAARYGYAYLFYSGRSPSDRAFEDRQTQVRDYYNYAAEKAAVVLFARARAAALAGEDYTKPVSAGSWTLASDFQRLSLKSIPKQLVPAGTVSFVGMRSTYRRDGFGAELVMVMDPPKLVVPAVAAEGAKAETAQAQATKDEQEEGVRRGRRHQHDDSVPEYSEMSSINVTALLRFEGNTLEDVMRTRQVLLDGYSPEATERITLHGEEVPLAGNFTAAYGLWLAQSGFATQSLRTLFGMSEGIGEPHIYLMQPWDPNRRIIFMLHGLGSSPEAWVNLANEIMGDPELRQQFQVWQVYYPTNAPIALNRYEIANAFNDTLQHFDPNGSTRASKDMVYIGHSMGGVLARLLVSDSGDVLWNDLLANYNLKGERLKRVQSKLGPLLHFKAEPNVERAIFIAAPHQGTDIAGNKVGRLIGRLVRLPLTILGKFEDVFLALAQAEQQADGTAKPKIPNSIDNLKASDPFVKAAAQLPITPGLKYHSIIAQRKPELPVEKSDDGLVPYWSSHLPGALSEKVIISGHSVQETPQAVLEVRRILHQDIDEVGTVARP
- a CDS encoding MFS transporter, which encodes MPSPAATADPVDSSILSARYRATTLGMVALVSLHAFEALAVAAAMPTVAEALDGLRLYALAFGGTLATSVIGMTLAGRWADRHGPARPLWWGLACFVLGLLLAGFALRMGMLVAGRLLQGLGAGAISVSLYVMVGRTYPEHLRPKVFAAFSAGWVVPSMIGPALSGVIVQHLGWRWVFLAVPLLAIPAGLLLRPALARMQAAATDVADDGRGNIVRWASGASLAALLLYLGGQQQGVPALLCIGVAMLALLFCVHRLLPAGTLRLRRGLPSVIALRGVAAAAFFACEAYLPLLLQRERGLSPSWAGAVLSLGALGWFTGSWLQGHQQRGWSRQQLLRVGTPLMTVGIAATLAVLFTAVPLPVALVGWTLTGFGMGMIYASLSVLTLSLSPPHEQGANTSALQLSEALSVTTALAVSGALFALFVESAPHTGYILCLAITLGLAVFATVIARRV
- the soxR gene encoding redox-sensitive transcriptional activator SoxR; its protein translation is MLAQDMSVGDVARRSGVAVSALHFYERKGLISSLRTSGNQRRYARDVLRRLAVIRVAQRVGMPLEAVARAFESLPQGRAPTKADWAKLSARWQVELEERIHMLQLLRDELTGCIGCGCLSLKRCRLANPDDVLGERGDGPMRWG
- a CDS encoding short chain dehydrogenase, with product MKILLVGASGTLGQAVARHLGQQHDILAAGRHSGSLRVDLTDDASVRELFAQTGPVDAVISTTGKLHFGPLQQMTPEQFNVGLQDKLLGQVRLALAAQHHLNAGGSITLTSGIVSAQPIRDGANATAVNHALEGFVRAAALELLPRGLRINVVSPNVLVESMEAYGPYFPGFEAVTAQRAALAFQRAVEGIQSGETITVW
- a CDS encoding LysR family transcriptional regulator, giving the protein MDTLRCMQAFVAVAEHGSFSAAASHLQVSAVMVGKYIQQLEAHLGAALLQRNTRRQRLTEAGTAYLAGCRQVLEQVQQAEADVAGLQVQPRGLLRVSAPTTWGSCVLAPVLSDLLRAQPLLNIELDLSNRRIDLIEDGFDAAIRVGPLPSQELVARPLPPYAMSLCASPSYLRRRGTPRTPADLEGHDCLSHLAWRGGHGWQLANGEQVDWEARLTSNDGYALREAAVAGAGLVLQPTALLAGEIAAGRLKPLLRDYLPEPRPMHLIYLPDRRPRPRLQCFVDFVMAGLGT
- the proC gene encoding pyrroline-5-carboxylate reductase, translated to MAADSITFIGGGNMARSLIAGLIRQGVPAAHIHVAEPVAELREKLAADFGVQTHDNAAAAAAQGNTWLLAVKPQVLREVCQSLQVLAQAQEPLVISIAAGITSPQLQRWLGGTLPVVRAMPNTPALLGAGVTGLYATPAVDAQQHAQAERVLASAGRTVWIDDEAQMDSVTAVSGSGPAYVFLLAEAMEAAGIAQGLPAEAARTLVVQTLLGASRMLDEAGESPAELRRRVTSPNGTTQAAIESFQAGGFEALVEKALRAAQVRGQELSAAND
- a CDS encoding YggS family pyridoxal phosphate-dependent enzyme, with the translated sequence MATPLPQILSNLHNAAAAAGRPPPRLLAVSKTQPAEAVAALAAQGQTAFGENYVQEALAKMQELQQLGLEWHLIGHLQSNKAEPVATHFDWVQSVDRPKLVAALARYRPAERGPLNVLIQVNIDDESSKHGCAPDDVDALAATIAAEPNLRLRGLMAIPAPWPDAERRRDAFVRMRTLFEALAAGHPQVDTLSMGMSSDYAEAIAEGATLVRIGTALFGARPRPA
- a CDS encoding type IV pilus twitching motility protein PilT → MDIAELLAFSVKNKASDLHLSAGLPPMIRVDGDVRRINIPALDHKQVHALVYDIMSDKQRRDYEEFLEVDFSFEIPSLARFRVNAFNQNRGAGAVFRTIPSEVLTLEDLACPPLFREVIQQPQGLILVTGPTGSGKSTTLAAMIDYINKNEYGHILTVEDPIEFVHTSQKCLINQREVHRDTHGFNEALRSALREDPDIILVGELRDLETIRLALTAAETGHLVFGTLHTSSAAKTIDRIIDVFPAGEKPMVRSMLSESLRAVISQALLKKVGGGRTAAWEIMVGTPAIRNLIREDKVAQMYSAIQTGQQYGMMTLDQHLQDLVKRSLITRNQAREYAKDKRLFE
- a CDS encoding PilT/PilU family type 4a pilus ATPase, which produces MPHWEPAVNTTATTIDFTSFLKLMAHQRASDLFITAGMPPAIKVNGKISPITQTPLTPQQSRDLVLNVMTPAQREEFEKTHECNFAIGLSGVGRFRVSCFYQRNQVGMVLRRIETRIPTVEELSLPPIIKTLAMTKRGIILFVGATGTGKSTSLAAMIGYRNQNSTGHIITIEDPIEFVHKHEGCIITQREVGIDTDSWEAALKNTLRQAPDVIMIGEVRTREGMDHAIAFAETGHLVLCTLHANNANQAMDRIVNFFPEDRRNQLLMDLSLNLKGVVAQQLIPSPDGRSRKVAMEILLGTPLVQDYIRDGEIHKLKELMKESVQLGMKTFDQSLFELYQAGEISYEDALRYADSQNEVRLRIKLSQGGDARTLSQGLDGVEISEVR
- a CDS encoding PIN domain-containing protein translates to MDMPRARNVVLIDYENVQPPSLKELVAPGFTVLIFVGASQSRISMDVAEAVQALGGNGRYVRCNGSGSNALDFHIAFYIGEMAAVDPSAFFQIVSRDTGFDPLVAHLQSRRLNVLRCASVADLPMLRGTQLAPAKPPTPVVSKAKPPALSVDARLQRVHAVLVKQGKARPASMKSLTCAINSLFQKALPAKDVTALIQQLQQKKWITLEGSKVRYQLPSKVA